In a single window of the Coprothermobacter proteolyticus DSM 5265 genome:
- a CDS encoding aminopeptidase yields MINWKNGHLKVDETTLSEIESFAKDYMQFMAVAKTERETVTQSIKEAREKGFRNLDELEGSWRPGEKVYFENRKKSVVFAVLGQKPATEGVNIVVAHVDAPRLDLKPRPLKEDEQIAILETHYYGGIKNFHWVSTPLALHGVVVKTDGTVVEIAVGDKDEDPVLVIPDILPHLGRKIQMSKTMDEAIPGESLDVVIGSVPLKDEEKEPVKKFILKLLNDTYGITEADFLSAELEVVPALKPREVGLDRALIGAYAQDDRVCGYTAFRALLDLAEVPEKTAVVILADKEEVGSMGNTGMRSAFIDKFLSKLIALTKPSFSPLDLYEAWNRTKVLSADVTAAVDPIWKSVHEMQNAARMHYGPVLTKYTGSRGKGGANDAHAEFLAQVREAFDKEGVIWQMAELGKVDEGGGGTVALFMADRGADVVDIGVALWGMHSLFEVSSKLDVYYAYKANQAFFKHLK; encoded by the coding sequence ATGATTAACTGGAAGAACGGACACTTGAAAGTTGATGAAACCACGCTCTCAGAGATCGAATCCTTTGCCAAGGATTACATGCAGTTTATGGCTGTGGCAAAAACAGAACGTGAAACTGTTACACAGTCCATAAAGGAAGCCCGAGAAAAGGGTTTCCGCAATTTAGATGAACTGGAAGGCTCTTGGAGACCAGGAGAGAAGGTATATTTTGAAAACCGTAAAAAGAGTGTGGTTTTTGCTGTACTAGGTCAGAAGCCTGCTACTGAGGGCGTGAACATTGTAGTGGCACACGTAGACGCACCTAGGCTGGATCTTAAGCCCAGGCCACTAAAAGAAGATGAGCAGATCGCCATTCTAGAAACACATTACTACGGCGGCATAAAGAACTTCCATTGGGTTTCTACGCCTTTGGCTTTACACGGTGTGGTAGTTAAAACAGATGGTACTGTGGTGGAAATTGCTGTGGGAGACAAGGATGAAGACCCCGTCTTGGTAATTCCGGACATATTGCCTCACTTAGGTAGAAAGATTCAAATGTCTAAGACCATGGATGAAGCCATACCAGGCGAATCCTTAGATGTTGTGATTGGTTCTGTTCCTCTTAAGGATGAGGAAAAGGAACCCGTTAAGAAATTCATCCTAAAGCTACTTAACGACACTTACGGTATTACTGAAGCCGATTTTCTGTCAGCTGAGTTAGAGGTAGTACCTGCATTGAAACCTCGAGAAGTAGGTTTGGACAGAGCACTCATTGGTGCTTATGCTCAAGACGATCGCGTGTGTGGTTACACGGCGTTTCGTGCTTTATTGGATCTAGCAGAAGTACCTGAGAAGACAGCCGTGGTGATCTTGGCTGACAAAGAAGAAGTGGGATCCATGGGAAACACGGGTATGAGATCTGCTTTCATCGATAAGTTCCTTTCCAAACTCATTGCACTGACCAAACCCTCGTTTAGTCCATTGGATCTTTACGAAGCTTGGAACCGCACAAAGGTGCTATCAGCTGACGTAACCGCTGCTGTAGATCCCATTTGGAAAAGTGTTCATGAGATGCAGAATGCTGCAAGGATGCACTATGGACCAGTTCTGACCAAGTACACGGGTAGCAGGGGTAAAGGCGGAGCCAACGATGCTCATGCTGAGTTCCTTGCTCAAGTTCGGGAAGCCTTTGACAAAGAGGGCGTTATTTGGCAAATGGCGGAACTTGGGAAAGTTGATGAAGGCGGTGGCGGAACGGTGGCTCTATTCATGGCTGATAGGGGAGCTGACGTAGTGGACATCGGTGTGGCTCTGTGGGGCATGCACTCTCTGTTTGAGGTTTCCAGTAAACTAGATGTCTATTACGCTTACAAGGCAAACCAAGCATTCTTCAAACATTTGAAGTAA
- a CDS encoding 3'-5' exoribonuclease YhaM family protein, which yields MEYVKRIFSIELKPGMTNVKELFVLQQKTYGSKKKDGSHYANLVLSDAKGSIRGFMELNDNGMINIENGQLVCCTGNIGEFNSEVTMYVSHIEQVDLSVIDEKTLALLYPSVENLEQLKAELRSLVESVENTEMKLLLEYVLFEKLWDQFIKKPAAKSIHHARIGGLLEHSVHVAEMVSDLSRFYPDVNRDLALTGALLHDIGKVEEMSIPGGDYTDNGKLLGHVVHGSLMLAKFMDDLGLDESLKQALLHIVLSHHGEKEWGSPVKPKTLEALLVAMADRTDAYLDHAQKIYRETKAKGLKWSHYSEPLDAAIFVLDEDSN from the coding sequence ATGGAATACGTAAAGAGGATCTTTTCAATTGAGTTGAAACCGGGAATGACCAACGTCAAAGAACTCTTTGTCCTGCAACAAAAAACTTACGGCTCAAAAAAGAAAGACGGCAGCCACTACGCAAACTTGGTGCTTTCTGATGCTAAAGGAAGCATTAGGGGCTTCATGGAGCTCAATGACAACGGCATGATAAACATTGAGAACGGCCAACTAGTCTGCTGCACAGGTAATATTGGCGAATTCAACTCTGAAGTCACCATGTATGTCTCTCACATAGAACAAGTGGATCTATCTGTTATCGACGAGAAGACTTTGGCACTACTCTATCCCAGCGTGGAAAACCTAGAACAATTAAAAGCAGAACTAAGAAGCTTAGTTGAAAGCGTAGAAAACACTGAAATGAAACTACTGTTGGAGTACGTACTGTTTGAGAAACTTTGGGACCAATTTATAAAGAAACCAGCAGCCAAGAGTATTCACCACGCGCGCATTGGTGGACTTTTGGAGCACTCTGTTCACGTAGCTGAAATGGTTAGTGATCTTTCAAGGTTTTATCCTGACGTAAACAGAGACCTGGCTCTCACAGGAGCACTTTTGCACGATATTGGCAAAGTGGAAGAAATGAGTATACCAGGGGGCGATTACACCGACAACGGCAAACTGCTGGGGCATGTGGTTCACGGCTCGCTTATGTTGGCAAAATTCATGGATGACTTAGGCTTAGATGAATCCTTGAAACAAGCACTGCTTCACATTGTGCTAAGCCACCACGGAGAGAAAGAATGGGGTTCACCAGTTAAGCCAAAAACATTGGAAGCTTTGCTGGTAGCCATGGCGGATCGCACAGATGCATATTTAGACCATGCTCAGAAGATTTACCGTGAAACCAAGGCTAAAGGGCTAAAATGGTCGCACTACAGCGAACCCTTAGATGCAGCCATATTTGTTTTGGACGAGGATTCTAACTGA
- a CDS encoding sigma-54-dependent transcriptional regulator, with product MEKKEERVSKRSKKTNEKPVVLVADDEPSIRELVQTVLSQQSLEVVTASDGEEALKVSEAQVVDCALVDIRMPKVDGLAVLEQLVLKNIPVIVITAYGTSDVTIEAMRRGAYDFITKPFDIDDLAEKVRKALDYSKTTEVLPIKGSKETSSLMVGMSAAMQEVYKLIGRVASTDVTVLITGESGTGKELVSRAIHYNSPRNKGPFVVVNCAAIPEDLLESELFGYEKGAFTGADERKIGKFELANHGTILLDEIGDMSPMLQAKILRVLQEHVIERIGGTRSIPVDVRVLAATNKDLQSLVKSGSFREDLYFRLNVVQIQLPPLRERKEDIPLLADHFIKKYAAETSKEVTGVTPEVMAALMAYDYPGNVRELENIIARAVALCSGKVLTLDVLPPQVVEPKPALRPLKEVLLEAERRAFRQAVAVAGLDPQAVADLLQVDLDYAKKRLKEWFSSVGSN from the coding sequence ATGGAGAAAAAAGAAGAGAGAGTGTCAAAGCGTAGTAAAAAAACTAATGAAAAGCCAGTAGTCTTGGTGGCTGACGATGAGCCTTCCATAAGGGAACTGGTTCAAACTGTTCTTTCTCAGCAGTCTTTGGAAGTGGTTACCGCATCGGATGGTGAAGAAGCACTTAAGGTCTCAGAAGCTCAGGTTGTTGACTGCGCATTAGTGGATATTCGCATGCCTAAAGTGGATGGCTTGGCTGTTCTTGAACAACTGGTATTGAAAAATATTCCTGTAATTGTTATAACTGCTTACGGAACTTCCGACGTCACCATTGAAGCTATGCGCAGAGGTGCCTACGATTTTATAACCAAACCCTTCGACATCGACGACTTGGCGGAAAAGGTACGCAAAGCACTGGACTACTCCAAAACCACTGAAGTGTTACCCATAAAGGGCAGTAAAGAGACATCATCATTAATGGTGGGCATGTCAGCTGCCATGCAGGAAGTGTATAAACTCATTGGACGTGTAGCTTCTACCGATGTAACGGTGCTCATAACTGGTGAATCGGGTACCGGAAAGGAATTGGTCAGTAGGGCAATCCACTACAACTCACCCAGAAACAAGGGTCCCTTTGTGGTTGTGAACTGTGCTGCCATTCCCGAAGATCTGTTGGAAAGTGAACTGTTTGGTTACGAAAAGGGTGCCTTTACTGGTGCTGATGAACGCAAGATAGGTAAGTTCGAGCTGGCAAACCACGGTACCATTCTTCTCGATGAAATCGGTGATATGAGCCCCATGCTTCAAGCAAAGATCCTTCGTGTGCTTCAGGAGCACGTCATTGAGCGTATCGGTGGAACCAGGTCCATACCAGTAGATGTCAGAGTTTTGGCAGCTACTAACAAAGATCTGCAGAGTTTAGTAAAAAGTGGGAGTTTCAGAGAAGATCTTTATTTCCGGCTGAATGTGGTTCAAATACAGCTGCCTCCACTACGAGAGCGAAAAGAAGACATACCGCTGCTGGCTGATCATTTCATTAAGAAATACGCAGCGGAAACGAGCAAGGAGGTTACTGGAGTTACCCCGGAAGTCATGGCGGCATTAATGGCCTATGACTACCCCGGAAATGTAAGGGAGCTAGAGAACATCATAGCTCGTGCCGTTGCTTTGTGTTCAGGTAAAGTGCTCACCCTTGACGTGCTTCCACCTCAGGTTGTTGAACCAAAGCCCGCCTTGAGGCCTTTAAAAGAGGTTCTGTTGGAAGCCGAGCGTAGAGCTTTCAGGCAGGCGGTTGCCGTGGCAGGCTTAGACCCACAGGCAGTAGCAGATTTGCTGCAGGTGGACCTGGATTATGCAAAGAAGCGGTTGAAGGAGTGGTTTTCCAGTGTGGGCAGTAATTGA
- a CDS encoding class II aldolase/adducin family protein produces MNKVEEELLAAVRAINTSMLASDGHTTISIKLENGNILAVVGKKDPFVTEEDLLEIEPSGEVLRGNPEEEILVHLDIYRHWDNVKALIHSYPISLVNLALGRVPMAENVEPGMLFQDLQIIAAPPLDRKQLIEQIKDIFDVGVALVTTDFGLLLAGESLWEVFFRLQQLEELAERITFKSIVGH; encoded by the coding sequence ATGAACAAAGTGGAAGAAGAACTTTTGGCGGCTGTCCGCGCCATTAACACGAGCATGCTGGCTAGTGACGGCCATACCACCATATCGATAAAGTTGGAAAACGGCAACATACTGGCAGTAGTGGGTAAGAAAGACCCATTTGTTACCGAAGAGGATTTACTGGAGATAGAACCCAGTGGTGAAGTGCTAAGAGGTAATCCTGAGGAAGAAATTTTGGTTCACCTAGACATTTACAGACATTGGGACAACGTGAAAGCACTAATTCACTCCTATCCTATTAGCCTCGTGAATCTAGCTTTGGGACGAGTACCCATGGCAGAAAACGTTGAACCAGGCATGTTATTTCAAGATCTTCAGATCATCGCCGCACCACCTTTGGATAGGAAACAGCTCATTGAGCAAATAAAGGACATCTTTGACGTGGGGGTGGCTTTAGTAACCACTGATTTTGGCCTCCTATTGGCTGGAGAGAGTTTGTGGGAAGTGTTCTTCCGGTTGCAACAGCTGGAAGAATTGGCTGAACGAATCACATTTAAGAGCATCGTAGGACATTAG
- a CDS encoding HU family DNA-binding protein gives MTKPELVDALAERTGMKKKDAELFLNAFMDVVTETVKSGEPVVLVGFGKFMLRERKARKGVNPKTREPIDIPAKKTVVFKPGKELRD, from the coding sequence ATGACAAAACCAGAATTGGTAGATGCTTTAGCAGAGAGGACCGGAATGAAGAAGAAAGATGCAGAACTGTTTTTGAACGCTTTCATGGATGTGGTCACGGAAACCGTGAAGAGCGGTGAACCAGTAGTTTTGGTGGGCTTTGGTAAGTTTATGCTGCGCGAAAGAAAAGCCAGAAAAGGCGTCAACCCAAAGACCCGTGAACCCATCGACATTCCAGCCAAGAAGACCGTGGTATTCAAACCCGGTAAAGAGCTTCGTGACTAA
- the udk gene encoding uridine kinase → MQKKYLLLGIAGGTGSGKTTVAKTLHDIVPKDQVTMLSMDSYYRDFPDLSLEERRKLNYDHPNAFDFDLLYKHLQMLIQGESIKVPEYSFELYGRTGNYEIVVPRPVIIVEGILLFYDERIRNLFDIKIYVDTDADVRILRRLKRDVEKRGRTLDSVIKQYLETVRPMHIQFVEPTKRFADIIVPEGGKNMVAMDIIKAKIQVLLQELYDDKSYKSDNDSSVLGEEGDI, encoded by the coding sequence GTGCAGAAAAAGTACCTTCTTCTTGGTATAGCTGGCGGAACAGGTTCAGGTAAGACCACAGTTGCAAAAACCTTACATGACATTGTCCCGAAAGACCAGGTGACCATGCTCAGCATGGACTCTTATTACAGAGATTTCCCGGATCTGAGCTTGGAAGAACGTCGGAAGTTAAATTATGACCACCCCAATGCTTTCGACTTTGATTTACTTTATAAACACTTGCAGATGCTAATCCAAGGAGAGTCCATAAAAGTACCAGAATATTCCTTTGAACTTTACGGAAGAACGGGTAATTACGAGATTGTAGTGCCCAGGCCTGTGATCATAGTAGAAGGCATTCTGTTGTTTTACGATGAACGCATTAGGAATTTGTTCGATATAAAAATCTACGTGGATACCGATGCTGACGTGAGAATACTGAGAAGACTAAAACGCGATGTGGAAAAACGAGGTCGCACACTGGACTCTGTTATTAAGCAGTACTTGGAAACAGTACGTCCCATGCACATCCAGTTTGTGGAACCAACGAAGAGATTTGCTGATATCATCGTCCCAGAAGGTGGAAAGAACATGGTTGCCATGGACATAATTAAAGCTAAAATACAAGTGCTTCTGCAAGAACTTTATGATGATAAAAGCTACAAGAGTGACAATGATTCCTCTGTATTAGGGGAGGAAGGAGACATATGA
- a CDS encoding sugar transferase: MWAVIDLLVFLSSYALASLTKFGFPIPPENLESMLIVLPWSALIFLFLMYYLDAYATYTRSFEDIAWATVISIAGASLASLVLSFWLRAFAFPRSVILYALLYQLLLFFLITWLKVRFISKEPFPSVFVKGVDESIASLLSSNRAQSIDEAQAIVIAGLDLVEELKKGIEHGKPVIIDPTVEQMALLNGLMVSFDDHPFILIHSWVFDRVQVFLKRVVDIIIGLLGSAITVILLPFIALAIFIDSPGPIFYTQQRLGQGGRSFKVIKFRTMIPDAEKYTGPVLASEDDPRITRVGRFLRKTRLDELPQFFNVLVGDMSVVGPRPERPEFYEKALDEVEDFRLRLIVKPGLTGYAQVYASYSVDFKHKFFFDLFYITSPNVLSTDIKILLLTVKSVLKREGT; encoded by the coding sequence GTGTGGGCAGTAATTGACCTCTTGGTTTTTCTTTCGTCCTATGCTTTAGCTTCTTTGACGAAATTTGGCTTTCCCATACCTCCCGAAAACCTTGAGTCCATGTTGATTGTTCTCCCTTGGTCTGCCTTAATATTTCTGTTTCTCATGTATTACCTAGATGCCTATGCCACCTATACCAGATCATTTGAAGACATAGCTTGGGCTACTGTTATTTCCATTGCGGGTGCCAGCCTTGCTTCCTTGGTGCTGTCTTTCTGGCTAAGGGCTTTTGCGTTTCCAAGAAGTGTTATCCTTTACGCACTCCTGTATCAGCTACTGCTCTTTTTCCTTATTACTTGGCTTAAGGTTCGGTTCATATCTAAGGAGCCTTTTCCCAGTGTGTTCGTAAAAGGGGTTGATGAAAGTATTGCTTCACTGCTTTCTAGCAATAGAGCTCAGTCCATTGATGAAGCCCAAGCCATTGTCATAGCTGGTTTAGATTTGGTGGAGGAGCTGAAGAAAGGTATTGAGCATGGTAAACCAGTTATTATTGATCCTACGGTGGAGCAAATGGCTCTTCTCAACGGTCTTATGGTATCCTTCGATGACCATCCTTTTATCCTTATCCATTCGTGGGTTTTTGATCGAGTACAGGTTTTCTTAAAAAGAGTAGTGGATATTATTATCGGGCTTTTAGGGAGTGCCATAACAGTGATTCTTTTGCCTTTTATTGCCTTAGCCATTTTCATCGACAGCCCTGGCCCCATTTTTTACACCCAGCAGCGCCTGGGTCAAGGCGGAAGGTCCTTCAAAGTAATAAAGTTTAGAACCATGATACCTGATGCGGAAAAGTACACAGGTCCGGTGTTGGCTAGTGAAGATGATCCAAGGATTACAAGGGTTGGAAGATTCCTAAGAAAGACGCGTCTAGATGAGCTTCCTCAATTCTTCAATGTGCTTGTGGGTGATATGTCTGTGGTAGGTCCGAGGCCTGAAAGGCCTGAGTTCTATGAAAAGGCTTTAGATGAGGTTGAGGACTTTAGGTTACGCTTAATTGTGAAGCCAGGGCTTACAGGCTACGCTCAGGTATATGCCAGCTACAGCGTCGATTTCAAGCACAAGTTTTTCTTTGACCTGTTTTACATAACCAGTCCCAATGTGCTTTCCACTGACATTAAAATACTGCTTCTTACTGTCAAATCGGTACTCAAACGAGAAGGCACTTAA